One Macadamia integrifolia cultivar HAES 741 unplaced genomic scaffold, SCU_Mint_v3 scaffold2082, whole genome shotgun sequence DNA window includes the following coding sequences:
- the LOC122065653 gene encoding uncharacterized protein LOC122065653 encodes MSEEEDPKAVQRNPTSSKTPTKVAGEISSNGGNSSGGREQKIHYRNPPDATNPDPATLRDQWRFAIRQYSKWYSHAWGTAILAGVSFFALGWIIKGSNPLPSKKDQHPPPSPSSADDR; translated from the coding sequence ATGAGTGAGGAAGAGGATCCAAAAGCAGTGCAGCGCAACCCTACGTCTTCAAAAACGCCCACCAAGGTTGCTGGGGAAATCAGCAGCAACGGCGGCAACAGCAGCGGTGGTCGGGAGCAAAAGATCCATTATCGAAATCCACCAGACGCAACGAACCCAGACCCTGCAACATTGAGGGATCAATGGAGGTTCGCAATCAGGCAGTACAGCAAATGGTATTCCCACGCATGGGGTACTGCTATCCTAGCCGGAGTTTCTTTCTTCGCTCTTGGATGGATCATCAAGGGCTCCAACCCTCTTCCCTCCAAGAAAGACCAACATCCTCCTCCTTCCCCATCGTCCGCTGATGATCGATGA